One Pyrus communis chromosome 4, drPyrComm1.1, whole genome shotgun sequence genomic region harbors:
- the LOC137732314 gene encoding cytochrome P450 86B1-like: MITTPHHPPHPTNNLTSLLSPSFSETFVAKIFDSRQLFFLHHIQILELFLALCVFITIHSLRQKKHHGLPIWPVLGMLPSLSFAVLGLQTNLYEWLSQVLYRQNGTFLFQGPWFSSLFSVITSDPRNLEHLLKTKFSNFPKGPYFRDSVLDLLGDGIFNANDETWQRQRKTASIEFHSAKFRQLTADSLFELVHARLLPVLEDSIKHSAAIDLQDILLRLTFDNVCMIAFGVDPGCLQPGLPKIPFAQAFEDATEATLMRFVTPTCLWKTMRYLNLGAERKLKRSIREVDEFADDVIRTRKKELPLLLSSTNNSNASNDDDKENKHIRSDLLTVFMGLKDERGEAFSDKFLRDICVNFILAGRDTSSVAMSWFFWLLHQNPEVEHKILQEVCRIVGGRTSSDRDHDHESKNNGGDDEAVVFKPEEIKKMEYLHAALSEALRLYPSVPLDHKEAVEDDIFPDGTILKKGTKVIYAIYSMGRMEAIWGKDCREYKPERWLRSSDGRFMSESAYKFTAFNGGPRLCLGKDFAYYQMKFVAASIIYRYRVKVVENHPVEPRLALTMYMKHGLKVTLQKRDRAERQKLLNI, from the exons ATGATCACCACTCCTCATCACCCTCCTCATCCCACCAATAATCTCACCTCCCTCCTCTCCCCCTCCTTCTCCGAGACTTTCGTGGCCAAAATCTTTGATTCGCGGCAACTCTTTTTCCTTCACCACATCCAAATCTTGGAGCTCTTTCTGGCTCTATGTGTTTTCATTACCATACACTCGTTGAGGCAGAAGAAGCACCATGGCCTACCCATTTGGCCGGTGCTTGGTATgctaccctctctctcttttgccGTACTTGGGCTCCAAACCAACCTATATGAGTGGCTTTCCCAAGTTCTTTACCGCCAAAACGGCACGTTTCTATTCCAAGGCCCTTGGTTTAGCAGCCTCTTTTCTGTCATCACTTCCGACCCTCGTAACTTGGAGCACCTTCTCAAGACCAAGTTCTCCAATTTCCCCAAAGGCCCTTATTTCCGAGACTCAGTTCTAGATCTTCTCGGGGATGGCATATTCAACGCGAACGACGAGACATGGCAGCGACAAAGGAAGACGGCTAGCATCGAGTTCCACTCGGCTAAGTTCCGGCAACTGACGGCCGATTCGTTGTTTGAACTTGTCCACGCTAGGCTTTTGCCCGTCTTGGAGGACTCAATCAAACACTCGGCCGCAATCGACCTCCAAGACATTCTTTTGAGGTTAACTTTTGACAACGTTTGCATGATCGCGTTTGGGGTCGACCCTGGTTGCTTGCAGCCCGGGTTACCCAAAATACCATTTGCTCAGGCCTTTGAGGACGCGACAGAAGCAACACTTATGCGCTTTGTGACCCCAACGTGCTTGTGGAAGACCATGAGGTACTTAAACTTGGGTGCAGAGAGGAAGCTCAAGAGGTCCATAAGAGAAGTGGACGAGTTTGCGGATGACGTCATTCGGACAAGGAAGAAAGAGCTCCCACTACTACTTTCTTCCACCAATAATTCTAATGCTTCTAATGATGATGATAAGGAGAACAAGCATATTAGATCAGACTTGTTAACGGTTTTTATGGGTTTGAAAGACGAGAGGGGGGAGGCGTTTTCGGACAAGTTCCTGAGGGATATATGCGTCAACTTCATACTTGCAGGGCGAGACACGTCATCGGTGGCAATGAGCTGGTTCTTCTGGCTGCTTCATCAGAATCCGGAGGTGGAGCACAAGATTCTTCAAGAAGTATGCCGGATTGTGGGCGGAAGAACATCATCCGATCGCGATCATGATCATGAAAGTAAAAATAATGGCGGCGACGACGAAGCAGTAGTATTCAAGCCAGAAGAGATAAAGAAGATGGAGTATCTTCATGCAGCTCTATCAGAGGCTCTAAGGTTGTACCCTTCAGTTCCACTAGATCACAAGGAG GCAGTTGAAGATGACATATTTCCAGATGGAACAATATTGAAGAAGGGAACAAAAGTGATATACGCAATCTACAGCATGGGGCGAATGGAGGCGATTTGGGGGAAGGACTGCAGGGAGTACAAGCCCGAGAGATGGCTACGATCATCGGACGGCCGCTTCATGAGTGAGTCTGCATACAAATTTACGGCTTTCAACGGTGGTCCTCGCCTGTGCTTGGGCAAAGACTTCGCTTATTACCAAATGAAGTTCGTCGCTGCCTCCATCATCTACCGTTACCGCGTCAAGGTGGTCGAAAACCATCCGGTGGAGCCAAGGCTGGCACTGACGATGTACATGAAGCATGGGTTGAAGGTCACTCTCCAAAAGCGTGACCGTGCTGAGCGTCAAAAATTGCTAAATATATAG